AGTCTACATCATTTTTTTTGTGGGAAAAGTGCACGGAATTTTCATGGTTTTGTAATGGAAATTTTGAGTGCCATTGCGTAACACTGACAATGAAGGCAATAAGAAATGGTAAATTCCCTAGAAAATTCAGTTTACCGACTTAGGAAACAATAATAAGTTCATTTTATGGTTTTTTTATGAGGTATAATTAAGAAAACCTTACCTTTTTCTTAGTATGGACATCTTGCGCTCAAAAAGATCAGTGGAGAGCTTACAAACCTTCGTTGTGTTCAAGTAAAAAGTAGCATAGCAGCATAATAGAAAGTTCAAAAATTATATGACATTTTTTTGGTGCCATGCCTGCTAATCGCACGTACTACAAATATACTATAAAACAGAGTAGTACCCTTGAGCCACATCCTAGCTAAATGATCTGAAAAACTGTTGCGAGCAGTGCTTGTGTTATGATAGGATACACTTTTTTTTATCATACATGGATTTTGGTAGTATGAGTGATATCGATAATGCATTGTggatcactacgtaaaaaacgttttttagcaacgggacgaattttttgtaggggcggctggtgatagagccgcccctacaaatggttgtcaaatgagccgcacttacaaatcaatttgtaggggcggccggtgttatcagccgcccctacaaatggcccgatttgtaggggcgggctCAATATCCGgcggcccctacaaattgatatataggggcggctcaaaaaTGAAGTGTCTCTACAAATGGATGCCGAATATTAAAAAGTAAGCACTAAAatacaaattttgtaaacgacctcggatgaagaaacaatcaaaatgaaagttgtagatctcgaaaagttatgaaactttgtagctgacaattttttcagttgagatcatttactacttgaaaatactgtttgaaattattgttcccgttttgtcctataattcggagccaattcttaaaactggtctagttttcgcatacgaactccgttttcgacgttccatatatgcaaatcgatcagaaaaaaatttcgaaTCCGTCCATCCCCCGCGTTGTCggggttcggaatttttagattggccaaaaagtggttacaagatcatcttttcgtggtcacaagctttttgtcgattttgagcacgtcttctgaaatttccacaggccacgtctttcacttgtttgagctcatattttctgtggttacttcttttgtgctcctaagtgaaggaaaattatcaaaaaaataATAGTTtaaagtcgaaatttcccaaaaaaacaacgacagccaaaaaacaagaaaaaaagagaggggcaaaagaggaacaatatatagaggagcacatagagaaggtcaaacgttattttggaacactaattgatttcagatgaaaaaatcatgaacatagaagttgcagaacttatcaagatctacaagttttattttgatcatttcttcatccgataatgTGGtaataacattattcacaaaatttacatatctctcttatagtttcataaacaataagacggatatgtaacatttatgaacaatgttactaccactatatcggataaataaatgatcaaaatagaagttgtagatctcggaaagttatgaaactctatagttgacaactttttaatttgaaatcatcttagcaaggaaaattacgtttgaatttctaaaatttaaaatttaaattttgttaacgacctcggatggagaaacaaccaaaataaaagttgtagatctcgataagttatgaaactttgtagttgacaactttttgatttgaaatcatcttgtcaagaaaaactacgtttgaatttccaaaaatttaaaatttcaattttttaaacgacctcggatggacaaacagtaaaaatgaaagttgtagatctcgataagttatgaaactttgtagttgataactttctcatttgaaaccatcttgtcatggaaaactacgttcgaatttctattatttgaaattctaattttataagtgacctcggatggagaaactaccaaaatgaaagttgtagatctcgaaaaattataaaactttgtagttgacaattttttcatttgaattagtttagggcctcaaacaatcaatttatgctcagttttgtataatacatggggaatcaaaatggattgtggacacaagtgaatgtgaggtgtagtggtagaggagttgGTGTGCGAGAGAGAGGTCGCCGGTTTGAATCCCGGccgacgcaaagtgtgcaaaaatcgtgAAAAAATGCTGCTACCATAGAGTGAGGGTGTGTGTGGCTGCCGGTGGAGACCTCCTCGGGTAAAAAAAAAATTGCTAATTTTTTGCCCCGTTTTTCgtttctagaaattgatttgtagaggcggttcaatatccagccgcccctacaaatcggatttgtaggggcggctgataacaccaaccgcccctacaaattgatttgtaggggcggctgataacaccagccgcccctacaaatcgatttataggggtggcctgggaaccgcccctacaaatcatttatTTTTAGCCACCTTTTCATAGGGGCGGCTtgtaaaaccgcccctacaaatcgataccagccgcccctaaagaCGTTTTTCTACGTAGTGGATGGACTTCACTATAGTAGTGTGAAAAATTGATTTTCAGTTGGGAACCACCTCTTGGTGTGGTGATGGATGTGTGATGATAAGATTcgacaaaccaagttcaaatagggACTTTGGTATGCCAGTATAGGGGCTTGAAAAGAATCCATAAAGAAAAAGGAaactagaaaagaaaagaaaaataaaagggaccttaaccgggactaaaggtgcccgCCCCCGGGATTGGCCTGGAGGCCCTTTTAGTCCTGGTGTCCCGGTTGGTGTTGCCAACCAAAACTAAAGGTCCCTTCAATCCGGGCTGCCTATGCCAGGAGTAAAGGGTgagaaaccgagactaaaggggtgTCCTAACTGGAACTATAGGCCCTTTGTGTACTAGTAAACAGTATGTGCATGCATGGGTAAAAATTACCGTGGAATTGGGAAAAATGATTCTTTTACCAAATTAGTTCCCAAAGTTTATAGCTATGTTACTCTAAAATAACAGTGGACCACTGATTTtattatatttgaataaatatgcTCAAAAAGTGACTTATTTACATTTCCTTTAATATAGAACATTGAAAATTGGGAAAAATCAATGTACAAGATCTAACTTTACTAGGACGATCTAATGTGGAAAGTGCACGGCAgacatgaaaaataaaaaaatgtgtATAACCATGATCTAAATATTCAGTGGACAGTTCAAGGGTTCATGTTAGATTGTACTTAGCTGAAAGGCATGCCCCGCCACTAAATATCCGTTGTGTATTTGATCTTGTTTTGTCTTTCCTCCAGATCGATGTAGCTAAAAATGAGTAGCATGTAGATTGTTAGATGCCTTTTCTATTTTGTTATGTGCACATGCATATATAAATGAAGAGGACCAAAAATGAGTAGCATGTAGCTTGAAGTTCTATCTTGTTAGTGACAAAGGGGCAGTGCAATTTATTTATCATGCGCTTTGTATTAACCTGATCTCCACATTTGCCGTACTGGTGAAAAAATGAATGCTTATCTAATTAGTCTGATATGCTTGCAGGTAGTTAGAAGTGTAAATGATGAGCCCCAGCTTGAAATGCTAAAGGATATTGGAATGGGAATTATAGAAAAATGCGATGGTTTACCACTCGCGGTCAAAGTTATTGGAGGTCTGCTACGCCAGAAAAACATAAGGCCAGTCGACTGGGAAAATGTCTTAAAGGACTCTCTATGGTCAGTTTCTCAAATGCCTAAAGAGTTAAGCAATTCAATATATCTTAGCTATGATGACTTGGGTCCAGGCTTGAAACATTGTtttttgcattactccctccttcctAAGGACACAATTTTTTTGGTTGGTGACATTGTTGGCATGTGGATCAGTGAAGGATTTCTTCATGGAACCTCACGTGACTTAGAGGAAATAGGAAAAGAGTACTATGACGAATTAATTCAGAGAAACCTTATTGAGCCAAATAAAAGGTACATTGATCATGTTGTTTGCAACATGCATGATGTTGTTCGCTCTTTTGCTCAGTATGTGGCAGGAAATGAGGCACTAGTGGGTCACAATAGTGAAATTGGTATTATGTTGAATAAACTCAATTCACAAAAGTTGATTCGTTTATCCCTGCAAAACAAAGGATCAGAATCAAATGATTTAGAGTGGTGTTCTCTACAAGCACATACATCACTAAGAACACTGATATTGGTTGGGCATGTAAAGATAAAGCCTGGTGATTCATTGGGTCCCTTTTCAAGTCTTCGGACACTACATTTGGAGTCCATAAATAATTTTGATTTATTAGTTGAATCTTTGTATCaactcaaacacttgaggtatttATCAATAGAAAATAGTAACACATCTTACTTACCTGAGAATATTGGCAAGTTGAAGTTCTTGCAGTATATTAGCCTTTTTCGTTGTCAGAGTTTGGTTAAGCTTCCTAGTAGCATTGGAATGCTACAACACTTGAGGTTTCTTAAACTTAGCAGGACATCTATAAAAAGTATACCAGAGGGTTTTCGTGGTATAACCTCTTTGAGGAAATTACATGGGTTTCCAACCCACATGGATGGTGACCGGTGTAGTTTGCAAGATCTGGGTCCTCTTTGCCAGCTAACTGAGCTTGGTATAAGACTCATGGAGAATGTATCTTCTTCATCATTTGCTAAAGAAGTCAGGCTTAGTGTAAAGGCATGCCTAAGAGAACTGGCACTAAGTTGCACCAGTAGACTTGGAGCTGATGGTCGGCTGGAAAAAGATAAAGAAGGCGACTCTGAGAAGAAGTTACAAATTGAGGAGGTTTTTAATGAGCTTTGCCCTCCATCTTCCTTAGAAAACCTTCACATCCATGGGTATTTTGGTCAGCGACTCCCAAGATGGATGATGTCGACAGAATCTATGCCCCTTGAGAGCTTGAGAATTCTGACAATGGATGACCTGGCCTGCTGCACCGAACTTCCTGATGGCCTGTGTCAGCTCCCATGGTTGGAGCTCCTACAGGTCGACAGGGCCCCAGCCATCAGGCGTCTTGGGCAAGAATTCGTGTGTTGCAAGCGTTCTCGGGTAGCTGCTGGGTTCTCTAGATTGCTCAAGCTAAATTTTATAGGAATGGTGGAGTGGGAGGAGTGGGAGTGGGAGGAACAAGTGCATGCCATGCCTGTCTTGGAGTATCTTCAACTCAAGAGATGCAACTTGAGTCACGTTCCACGTGGCCTTGCCTTCCACACAAAGAATCTGAGGGAACTCCATGTAAATGACGTCAACTGCCTAAAATCTTTGGACCACTTTTCTCATGTTGTTCTGCTTGAAGCGTTCAGAAACACTGACCTGGAGAGGATTAGTTTTCTACCAAGCCTGAAGAATCTTGTCATCTGCAACTGCCCCAGAATGAAGGTATTGAAGGGTGTACCAGCTCTCCAGACACTCCTGCTGGAGGATTATGGCATGGAAACTCTACCAAGATATCTGAAGGATGTAAACCCAAGGCATTTGGAGCTACACTGCACCTTATCGTTGCTCACATCGATTGCGGCAAGGAAATCAAGCCCTGAGTGGGACAAGCTGAAACATATCCAGCATGTCAAGGCCTATGCAGACGGTAATGGCAGGAAATGGTACGTGATGTACACAAGAGATCCTTTCCACTTTGAGACAAATATCAGTCGAGCTACCATTGGTCAAGGTAAAAATTAACTCAGCAGCTCCGTCTAGAATAACTTTTATTATCAGAGACTCTGTTCTTTTAGTTTCCTCctgttgaaaaaaaaattaaatctctcATCCTCAGGCTGCTTGGCACGTGCATTGTTTGCTTACTGTCAAACATGTCCGATTGAAGACGAAATGCTGGTAGGACGACGTGCGCATGCTGACAAACGCCTTCCCCTCTGTTCACGATTCAGGTAACTTTGCCCTCGCTAGTTAGTGCTTTCCGCTAAATTTCTTCACTCCATGTGCCGTTTCAAGTGATCCTCAAGGATCACTTGAAACAGCTACTCGTACATTGCTCTTTGTTTCATGCAGTAAACCAGAATTGATCAACGCGTGCAGGTGCAATTCTTATCGTCATGTGGTCGCCTGGTTGCTTGGGGCATGTCTGCACTGCAATGAAGCCATGGGCGTCGCCTCCTTGTCAGAGCAGTGGATGGAAGCAGTCGGGTATGCAGCGTATATTGGTTATCAGACGACATATGGGCGGCTGCAACAGCAAAAGGAAACGTCATCACGAGTGTAGCTGAATATGGATTTGGGCGTTTGGGTGGTCGATCTGGGGTTGTACTACAACTAATTTTGCTGGTTGTGCCTACAGTATGTGTTCTTGATTGAGACCTGCGAGTCGCACTGTGCATCGGATGAGGACAAAAATACATCTCATTCTTTGATGTTCTTGAAACCTGATTAGCAGTGAAACAAACACACTAGCTAAATTTACCATGAGTCCATGACTGCGTCTTTTTCTTCTGCATCATCAGCTTCTCTCGCGACAGACAGACACTACGTAAGAAAAGCTAATCACAGACGCGTCTTCATTCACTTCGCATACAAGGGTTCGACGCGTCAACACGCGTCTGGCCATCTTGATTATTTAGCAAAAATTGCCTATTTTAAAATAGCACTACCCAATCATGATGGTGATCCAGTCTGTGTAAGGGCATCTAAGGAATGGTATATACCACATACATATATCATCAGTTGACTTCTAAGTTCCAACGCCCTTTCACAGATCATTCCCAGCCAAGCAACggcgtcatcttcttcttccatctCCGGAGTCCGCCAATGAACATGCGATCATCGGTGTACAATAAACGGCCACGTGACACTCCATGACTCCAAGCAGGTCGTCCGGCGTCTCATTAAATTTCGCCCTCCAACAAGCATGACACTCGCATATGCCATACGTCGCCAGCGCGATGACAGCGCGCCAGCCGATCGATGAGTTGATTATGTATTTAGTTTACCATCGACGACCTTAGCTTCTTGTCCTTCGTTATATTCGGCATGGCATGAAGAGAGTTGAACTTCCATGGAGGAATCTTTTTTTGTTTATTATCGCCCTCGGAGGCACGCAGGGCACAGGTAGATTAAACTAGGGAGGGCACAGTAGTTGAAGCTCCGACACCGTCTTTTCAATTCGCACTGCCAGATGATCCAATCGGTAAAGGCATCCAGGCATGCCAGACTTGCAGAACCCAACGATCTCTGTGTCTGGATGATCCTCTCTGATAACCGAGTACAAATAACTGGTACCTAGCCTTTTTGGTAGGTTTTGTTTCTGAACTGACATTATTTTGGCAAACTCAACCTAAAAATATAAGATGGTTTTTAACTAGTATTTGATAAGTTATATACACACTACACAAAGTAATTATATTCAAGGTTTCTTCAAGATAGATTTTGGTCTAATCATTTATCTTCTCTCTCCTATTGTCCACATCTTATATCTCTTTCAAACTTAGTTTCTCGTATAGATATATTTATGGGCAGGCACTACCGGaaacagggcctttgccgagtgtcaaaaatcgggcactcggcaaagaattgcactcggcaaaaaagggcactcggcaaaggacttctttgccgagtgccaggctcttgGCAAAAGCgcagcactcggcataggctgccccgcgtaacggtgttcggccacgtcctttgccgagtgcctgctgttaggcactcggcaaagattttttttttggaaaatactttgccgagtgcgcctgacacggcgctcggcaaatattcaatatttttttttgaaatgtctttgccgagtgtccactgattcggcactcggcaaagagaggaattaaaaaattactttttttttctgaaatacctttgccgagtgcccctgtgaaggcactcggcaaagagaaaatttctaaaaaaaaattcaaaaaccctctttgccgagcgccttattcttggcactcggcaaagaccccctttgccaagtgccatgccccggcgctcggcaaagtttttttttttgtttttggcctccaatttttttgtgcagccctttttaaGTACTAGGAACTCCTTGTTAGAATTTGGGaatttttttgtggctttttgatatatttagttactttatttcgtttacttgaattttttcgaaaaatataaatttgaactgcacgtggtacgaataatggaatttaatgattcgaaaaatgatagtcatgttactgagtgtagtgtgaggccgtatccaggaacggacccaaaattttggACATctcgttcacgaaacatgaccgcgaacttgcgtgggaagtgtttttaaattctataaaaagcaaacgaagttcgaatatcatgaaacttgttgagatgtcgtgatatcgtatgtggaggctatgataaaaatttcagaagatttcgtgcatgttgtcacatacgatgcttacaaaccacaaacaacggagttgttacgcccgacaCTGATGTACTCGACTAttatgaaagaattgaagaaatctacgaactatcattctatggttccaaacctcttactcctgtcatattcaaatgccactggttttatcctggagtaacgagacggacccctaagcttgggctagtcgagattcgacaggattccgtctatacaggaaaagatgtctacattgtggctcaacaggccgtccaggtttattatacgtcatacgcatgCAAAGacaccgagcatcttaagggttggtctattgtgcacaaggtatcgccacacggtaaac
This sequence is a window from Miscanthus floridulus cultivar M001 chromosome 10, ASM1932011v1, whole genome shotgun sequence. Protein-coding genes within it:
- the LOC136488214 gene encoding putative disease resistance protein RGA4, translated to MVAVLAVLASYIQHMLVNMAKEEVHILLGVTREIDKMGVKLGDLKNFLTDADRRNITDLSVKAWVGELRDAMYDATNILDLCQLKAMEQGPSRDMGCFNPLLFCMRTPLHAHDIGNRIKNLNKRLDDIKARSASFNFINLGSYEDDGSKKASFGSSTRETSGALDGSGLVGEKIEEDTKNLVAMLTKEYQTQQEYNRIMVFAIVGVGGIGKTTLAQKIFNNDIIQQDFTKKIWLSVNQDFDEIELLRRAISEAGGYHHIAGNAKALQERALMEALKGHRTLLIMDDVWDYRAWEGVLRTPLLNAALAHGSRVLITTRHDNVARGMMAEEPYHHINKLDPGDAWLLLKKQVVRSVNDEPQLEMLKDIGMGIIEKCDGLPLAVKVIGGLLRQKNIRPVDWENVLKDSLWSVSQMPKELSNSIYLSYDDLGPGLKHCFLHYSLLPKDTIFLVGDIVGMWISEGFLHGTSRDLEEIGKEYYDELIQRNLIEPNKRYIDHVVCNMHDVVRSFAQYVAGNEALVGHNSEIGIMLNKLNSQKLIRLSLQNKGSESNDLEWCSLQAHTSLRTLILVGHVKIKPGDSLGPFSSLRTLHLESINNFDLLVESLYQLKHLRYLSIENSNTSYLPENIGKLKFLQYISLFRCQSLVKLPSSIGMLQHLRFLKLSRTSIKSIPEGFRGITSLRKLHGFPTHMDGDRCSLQDLGPLCQLTELGIRLMENVSSSSFAKEVRLSVKACLRELALSCTSRLGADGRLEKDKEGDSEKKLQIEEVFNELCPPSSLENLHIHGYFGQRLPRWMMSTESMPLESLRILTMDDLACCTELPDGLCQLPWLELLQVDRAPAIRRLGQEFVCCKRSRVAAGFSRLLKLNFIGMVEWEEWEWEEQVHAMPVLEYLQLKRCNLSHVPRGLAFHTKNLRELHVNDVNCLKSLDHFSHVVLLEAFRNTDLERISFLPSLKNLVICNCPRMKVLKGVPALQTLLLEDYGMETLPRYLKDVNPRHLELHCTLSLLTSIAARKSSPEWDKLKHIQHVKAYADGNGRKWYVMYTRDPFHFETNISRATIGQGCLARALFAYCQTCPIEDEMLVGRRAHADKRLPLCSRFRCNSYRHVVAWLLGACLHCNEAMGVASLSEQWMEAVGYAAYIGYQTTYGRLQQQKETSSRV